The DNA segment GCTTCTAAAGCAGGAACAAAATCCCACTCAAGTTTATTAGTATTTTAAAATTCCATAATATTTGGATCAGTGTTTGATTGCTCAATTATTATTTGTGAATCAATGTCAGGTAAAGGAGATTTATCTGTATAAAATTCAGATTTTCCACTTATTTCTCCAATGTATACATTCTCTGGTTTGGTAAATTTTCTTGGAATTTCAGGATGTATTTCAAGGTATTTTTTATAAAAATATGAAAAAGCAGGAGCAGCTATTGTTCCACCCATTTCAGCTCTTCTCATAGGTGTGTTATCATCATTCCCAAACCAAACAATAGTTTGAATTGATGGAGAATATCCACAAAACCATGCATCGATATTATCATTTGTTGTTCCAGTTTTACCTGCTAATTCTATTCCTGTAACAGCTGCTCTTTTACCAGTTCCTTTTGTAATTACATCTTGTAAAATAGATGTAGTCAAATAAGTTTGTTCAGGAGTTGTAATTTCAACTTTTTCTGTTTCAAATGTTGTTGTATTTCCATCTTTATCTACGATTTGCTCGACAATATAAGGTTTAACCATAGTACCATTATTTGATAAAACTGTGTAAGCTTGAGAAAATTCAATTAAAGATAAATTCATAGACCCTAAGGCTAGTGATAAATCTTGATTTACATTTTTAAATCCATATCTTTTTAATTCACTAGCAACTTTACCTATTCCTAAATCAGTAACTAAATTTAGAGTTGAAAGATTTCTAGAGTGAGTTAAAGAGTCTCTAAAGCTAACTATTCCTTGAAAATTTCCACCAGAATTTTTTGGTTGCCATTTTTTTTGTACACCATTTTCAGTATAAGTGTAAGTTCTTCCTATATCGAATAACTGACTTGCAGGATTATATCCTTCATCCAATGCAATTTGATATAAGAAAGGTTTTATTGCACTTCCCGCTTGTCTAACAGATTGAAAAGCTCTATTAAATACAGAAATTTGGTAATCAACCCCACCAACAAGAGCTAAAATTTTACCTGTGTTATTTTCAATTGAGATCATTGCGGCATTTAATTCTTTTGTATATGCATCATTTGTTGGGTTTTTAGAGTTCTGTCTTATGTCGAAATCTCTTTTTTTAGAATCCTCATAAGATTTTCTTATTGCTTCATTAGCAATTTCTTGAGCTTCTAAATCAATTGTCAAATATACTTTATATCCTCCTGATAATATTTCAGGAAAATCATTTGATAATTGATTTATTGCATAATCAACTGCATAAGGTGCAACATTTTGTGTTAATGTTTGATTGAAAATAATAGGTTTTTCATTTATATATTTCTCGTATTGCTCTTTACTAATCCATCCTAAAGTATCAAGCCTAGTTATAACTTGGTTTGCTCTAGCTAGAGAAACTTCTAAATTTTTTGTTGGATCATAGAAGCTAGGAGCCCTTGGAAGACCAACTAAAATAGCTATCTCTTTTAAGCTAAGTTCATATAAATCTTTTTTAAAATAACCTTTTGCAGCTGTTTTGATTCCATAATAACCATGTCCGAAATATACATGATTTAAATATCTCTCTAAAATTTCTTCTTTTGTAAGAATAGTTTCAAGTCTTATAGCTAAAAGAGCTTCTTTTACTTTTCTCATTAACTTTTTTTCTCTACTTAAAACTAATACTTTGATTAATTGTTGGGTTAGAGTACTTGCCCCTTCACTATATCCACCTGATTTTATATTTTTAATTAATGCTCTACTTATTGCATCAGGATTTATTCCAAAATGTTCAAAAAATTGAGTATCTTCAATTGCAACTAAAGCTTCTATAATTCTAGCTGGAATATCATCATATTTAACATATTCTCTATTTTCATCTTTAAATGTGTTGGCAAGAAGTTTTCCATTTCTATCAAAAAATTGTGTACTTTGCTTTGGCTGATAGTTTACAACACTATCTATATCATTTTTAATTTCTTGATATAAATCGTATAAATAAACAGTTGCAGCAAGACCAATTATAATTGATAGTGCAAAAAAAAGTTTTATAAAGAATTTCATCATATTTTAAGTCCTAAATTTTTTGTTTCTAAAGCTAGAATCTAATAGTTTTTTTGTATAAGTATCTTCTGGATTAGTTAAAACATCTATTGTTTTCCCAAATTCAATAATTTTACCATTTTTTATAATAGCTGTATCTTCACATATATCTCTAATTGATTCAATATCATGCGTTACAAAAAGAATTTTAATATTAAGATTTTTTTGTAAATCTCTTATTATATTTATAATATTAATTTTATTTTCAAAGTCAAGTGCGGTTGTAGGTTCATCTAATAAAAGAAGTTTTATATTTCTACTTATAGCTATTGCAATAACTACTCTTTGAATTTGACCACCACTAATTTGAGAGGGATATTTTTCTAAGATGTCTAAAGGAAGATTTAGCAGAGAAAATGTTTCTTCTTTTTTTTCATGACTACAAAATATTTGATTTTTTATTTTAGTCATGCTTGATAAAGAAGTAAAGGGATTTTGAGGAATGAATCCAATA comes from the Aliarcobacter cibarius genome and includes:
- a CDS encoding ATP-binding cassette domain-containing protein; amino-acid sequence: MIEIKKLKISSNSKNLVDITFTINNSLALIGESGSGKSLTLKAILNLLPNSLFFEKDIKSDFELNFDTIGFIPQNPFTSLSSMTKIKNQIFCSHEKKEETFSLLNLPLDILEKYPSQISGGQIQRVVIAIAISRNIKLLLLDEPTTALDFENKINIINIIRDLQKNLNIKILFVTHDIESIRDICEDTAIIKNGKIIEFGKTIDVLTNPEDTYTKKLLDSSFRNKKFRT
- a CDS encoding transglycosylase domain-containing protein; the encoded protein is MKFFIKLFFALSIIIGLAATVYLYDLYQEIKNDIDSVVNYQPKQSTQFFDRNGKLLANTFKDENREYVKYDDIPARIIEALVAIEDTQFFEHFGINPDAISRALIKNIKSGGYSEGASTLTQQLIKVLVLSREKKLMRKVKEALLAIRLETILTKEEILERYLNHVYFGHGYYGIKTAAKGYFKKDLYELSLKEIAILVGLPRAPSFYDPTKNLEVSLARANQVITRLDTLGWISKEQYEKYINEKPIIFNQTLTQNVAPYAVDYAINQLSNDFPEILSGGYKVYLTIDLEAQEIANEAIRKSYEDSKKRDFDIRQNSKNPTNDAYTKELNAAMISIENNTGKILALVGGVDYQISVFNRAFQSVRQAGSAIKPFLYQIALDEGYNPASQLFDIGRTYTYTENGVQKKWQPKNSGGNFQGIVSFRDSLTHSRNLSTLNLVTDLGIGKVASELKRYGFKNVNQDLSLALGSMNLSLIEFSQAYTVLSNNGTMVKPYIVEQIVDKDGNTTTFETEKVEITTPEQTYLTTSILQDVITKGTGKRAAVTGIELAGKTGTTNDNIDAWFCGYSPSIQTIVWFGNDDNTPMRRAEMGGTIAAPAFSYFYKKYLEIHPEIPRKFTKPENVYIGEISGKSEFYTDKSPLPDIDSQIIIEQSNTDPNIMEF